A genomic window from Psychrilyobacter piezotolerans includes:
- a CDS encoding aspartate-semialdehyde dehydrogenase, translating into MKKYNIAIVGATGMVGRTFLKVLEERNFPIDNLYLLASSRSCGTKINFKNKTYIVEELKPESFSKKIDIALFSAGGDLSREMAPVAVSCGITVIDNSSAWRMDPAVPLVVPEVNPEAIKDNLLIANPNCSTIQVAVPLKVLDDLYGIKRVIYSTYQAVSGSGVAGVEDLKNGIEGKEPSNYPYPIAFNCLPHIDDFTESGYTKEELKMIDETRKILNKPELAITSTCVRVPVENGHSVSVNLEFEKEFDLSELKEALKNKEGIVLQDDVKNNIYPMPINASGFDEVFVGRIRRDYSVKNGINLWVVADNIRKGAATNTVQIAELLIKK; encoded by the coding sequence ATGAAAAAATATAACATTGCCATTGTAGGAGCTACCGGAATGGTCGGAAGAACCTTTCTCAAGGTATTGGAGGAAAGAAATTTTCCCATAGATAACCTCTACCTTTTAGCCTCATCCAGATCCTGTGGAACAAAAATTAATTTTAAAAATAAAACATATATAGTAGAGGAACTTAAACCAGAATCTTTTTCTAAGAAGATAGACATAGCTTTATTTTCTGCCGGAGGGGATCTGAGCAGAGAAATGGCTCCCGTGGCTGTTTCTTGTGGGATTACAGTTATAGATAACAGCAGTGCATGGAGGATGGATCCGGCTGTTCCCTTAGTGGTACCGGAAGTGAATCCGGAAGCAATAAAGGATAATTTACTCATCGCTAACCCTAATTGTTCCACCATCCAGGTGGCGGTTCCTCTAAAGGTATTGGATGATCTCTATGGGATAAAAAGAGTTATCTATTCTACCTATCAGGCTGTATCCGGATCCGGAGTAGCCGGAGTTGAAGATCTAAAAAATGGGATAGAAGGAAAAGAACCTTCAAATTACCCCTACCCCATAGCCTTCAACTGCCTTCCCCATATAGATGACTTTACAGAAAGCGGATACACTAAGGAAGAGTTGAAGATGATCGATGAAACCAGAAAAATTTTAAATAAACCGGAGTTGGCAATTACTTCTACCTGTGTCAGAGTTCCCGTGGAAAACGGTCATTCTGTATCGGTTAACTTAGAGTTTGAAAAAGAGTTCGATCTAAGTGAGTTAAAAGAAGCACTTAAAAATAAAGAAGGTATTGTCCTGCAGGATGATGTAAAAAACAATATCTATCCAATGCCTATAAATGCCAGCGGGTTTGATGAAGTATTTGTAGGCAGAATCAGAAGGGACTACAGTGTGAAAAATGGAATAAATCTATGGGTAGTAGCCGATAACATCAGAAAAGGAGCTGCCACAAATACCGTGCAAATCGCTGAATTATTGATAAAAAAATAA
- the dapD gene encoding 2,3,4,5-tetrahydropyridine-2,6-dicarboxylate N-acetyltransferase, producing MTKLNNAHEIIQYIKNSTKSTPVKVYLNGDLEGIDFLNCKVFGCKNSKTIFGEWDEVNEILTANAHLISDSHIESDRRNSAIPMLDTKNIHARIEPGAIIRDMVEIGDNAVIMMGAVINIGSKIGSGTMIDLNVVMGGRATVGKNCHIGAGAVLAGVIEPPSADPVVIEDDVVIGANAVILEGVRVGKGAVVAAGAIVIKNVPAGVVVAGNPARIIKDKDEKTAGKTEIMEDLRVIK from the coding sequence ATGACTAAATTAAATAACGCCCATGAAATAATTCAATATATTAAAAATTCTACCAAATCAACCCCTGTGAAAGTCTATCTTAACGGAGATTTAGAAGGGATAGATTTCTTAAACTGCAAAGTCTTTGGATGCAAAAACAGTAAGACAATCTTTGGAGAGTGGGACGAAGTCAATGAAATTTTAACCGCCAACGCACATTTAATCTCCGATTCCCATATAGAGAGTGACCGGAGAAACTCAGCCATTCCAATGTTGGATACCAAAAATATCCACGCCAGAATCGAACCTGGAGCTATCATCAGAGATATGGTAGAGATTGGAGACAATGCTGTTATCATGATGGGGGCTGTTATAAATATCGGCTCTAAAATAGGTTCCGGTACCATGATAGATTTAAATGTAGTCATGGGAGGCAGAGCCACTGTAGGTAAAAATTGTCATATCGGTGCAGGGGCTGTTTTGGCTGGTGTAATCGAACCGCCTAGTGCTGATCCTGTTGTCATAGAAGATGATGTGGTTATAGGTGCTAATGCAGTAATCCTGGAAGGTGTCAGGGTCGGTAAGGGAGCTGTTGTGGCTGCCGGAGCTATCGTTATAAAAAACGTACCTGCTGGTGTTGTGGTAGCTGGAAACCCGGCCAGAATAATCAAAGATAAGGATGAAAAGACTGCTGGCAAGACTGAAATTATGGAAGATTTAAGAGTTATAAAGTAA
- a CDS encoding pyridoxal phosphate-dependent aminotransferase, whose amino-acid sequence MNINPKVINKEISLIRQISIKSREYKDVINLTVGEPDLPIPCEIVEETTLYMKNNRMGYPMLGGSLEIREEIVNFYNTKYGSSYKIDEVIVTAGATEAISTTLRAILNEGDEVLIPLPFYPGYLPNIDLNGGVSVFIDTTTDELQLTVETLKKHLTPKTKALILNYPNNPSGMILSKKNLDEIMNFLRDKDIYIISDEIYSEIVFDDDFISVGKYDFLKEKIILINGFSKSHSMTGWRLGYILTSKKLKDQLIKVHQYTITAPSIVSEYGGYIALSKCSDMSSYTKEYKKRCEYVYNRLNSMGIVTLRPKGSFYIFGSLGNFNLTSSLDFALDLLENKHVAVVPGIAFGVEGYFRISCTKPVEILKTALDKIEDYMEKYRSN is encoded by the coding sequence ATGAATATAAATCCTAAAGTAATAAATAAAGAGATCTCCCTTATCAGGCAAATATCTATAAAGAGCAGGGAATATAAAGACGTTATCAACCTCACTGTTGGAGAACCTGATCTGCCTATCCCCTGTGAAATAGTAGAAGAAACTACCCTTTATATGAAAAATAATAGGATGGGATACCCTATGTTAGGAGGGTCTCTGGAAATAAGGGAAGAGATAGTAAATTTTTATAATACTAAATATGGTTCATCCTACAAAATAGATGAGGTTATTGTCACAGCAGGTGCTACTGAGGCTATCTCTACCACTCTGAGAGCTATCTTAAATGAAGGGGATGAAGTCCTGATTCCCCTGCCTTTTTACCCCGGATACCTTCCCAATATAGATTTGAATGGGGGGGTATCAGTATTTATCGATACCACGACCGATGAATTACAGCTTACAGTGGAGACTTTAAAAAAACACCTTACCCCTAAGACTAAGGCACTTATCTTAAATTATCCCAACAATCCGTCGGGAATGATTTTATCTAAAAAAAACTTAGATGAAATTATGAACTTCTTAAGGGATAAAGATATCTATATTATCTCCGATGAAATATACAGCGAGATTGTTTTTGATGATGACTTTATTTCCGTAGGAAAATATGACTTTCTTAAAGAAAAAATAATATTAATCAACGGGTTTTCAAAATCCCATTCTATGACCGGCTGGCGTTTAGGGTATATTTTAACCTCTAAAAAACTTAAAGACCAGCTGATAAAGGTTCATCAATATACCATTACCGCACCTTCAATAGTTTCAGAATACGGCGGATACATCGCACTGTCTAAATGTTCAGATATGTCTTCCTATACAAAAGAATATAAAAAAAGGTGTGAGTATGTATATAACAGGTTAAACTCTATGGGTATAGTCACCCTCCGGCCAAAAGGATCATTTTATATCTTCGGCTCTTTGGGTAATTTTAATCTGACTTCATCTTTGGATTTTGCCTTAGACTTACTTGAAAACAAACATGTGGCTGTAGTTCCTGGAATAGCCTTTGGGGTAGAGGGATATTTCAGAATTTCCTGTACCAAACCTGTAGAAATTTTAAAAACAGCCCTGGATAAGATAGAAGATTATATGGAAAAATATAGATCAAATTAA
- the dapB gene encoding 4-hydroxy-tetrahydrodipicolinate reductase gives MNIAVYGWGQMGKLLCDTIDKSKNLNLTGIIDAFSSGKDHRIVETLENLSVVPDVLIDFSHYSNSEKILPWITAHNIPTLIATTGHSGEELEKIKKASQVVPILKATNTSLGINLITELLETLVSSLEDWDIELIEKHHNKKIDAPSGTAQSLLTKINNTLSSKRELIYGREGIAPRKKEEIGVHVVRGGSIVGEHSVIFAGEDEVIEIKHEAHSKMIFVNGALKGATWLYNQNPGFYTMKDIFN, from the coding sequence TTGAATATAGCAGTATACGGATGGGGACAGATGGGTAAGCTTCTCTGTGACACCATCGATAAAAGCAAAAACTTAAATTTAACCGGGATAATCGATGCTTTTTCATCGGGAAAAGACCACAGGATCGTAGAAACTTTAGAAAATCTTTCTGTTGTTCCCGATGTTCTGATAGATTTTTCCCATTACAGCAACTCGGAAAAAATTCTTCCATGGATCACAGCTCATAACATTCCCACACTGATTGCTACCACAGGACACAGCGGGGAAGAACTGGAAAAAATAAAGAAGGCATCCCAGGTGGTTCCTATACTCAAGGCAACCAATACCTCCCTTGGAATAAATCTGATTACAGAATTATTAGAGACCCTGGTTTCTTCATTGGAAGACTGGGATATTGAATTGATTGAAAAACATCACAATAAAAAAATCGATGCCCCCAGCGGGACAGCACAATCACTCCTTACAAAAATAAATAATACCCTAAGTTCTAAAAGGGAATTAATTTACGGCCGGGAAGGAATTGCTCCAAGAAAGAAGGAGGAGATCGGAGTCCATGTAGTCCGTGGGGGAAGTATAGTGGGGGAACACTCCGTGATCTTTGCCGGGGAGGATGAAGTGATAGAGATAAAGCATGAGGCCCATTCTAAGATGATCTTTGTTAATGGAGCCCTCAAGGGAGCAACCTGGCTTTATAATCAAAATCCAGGATTCTACACAATGAAGGATATTTTCAACTAA
- the dapF gene encoding diaminopimelate epimerase codes for MIQFEKYHGLGNDFIIFNYKDLMANNIKEENFPDLAVKVCDRHTGIGADGMMVLVEKEDRCQMIFINSDGSIVSMCGNGIRCFSNYIYNNKILDGTTYKVETLAGLLSLDISPDEKFNVKVDMGKPLLDPVSIPMSTSKEKFINEEIVVDGKVYKVSALLMGVPHAVIFVDNLENIDLVEVGKTIENHPLFPQKTNVNFVQILDVDEILVDTWERGAGHTLACGTGSCASVVMGELLGYLSSKVIVHLTLGDLIIEVKDEVYMTGPSEFIAKGEYKYK; via the coding sequence ATGATACAATTTGAAAAATACCATGGTTTAGGAAATGATTTTATAATCTTTAACTATAAAGATTTAATGGCAAACAATATAAAAGAGGAAAATTTCCCTGATCTGGCTGTAAAAGTATGTGACAGACACACTGGAATCGGTGCCGATGGGATGATGGTTTTAGTTGAAAAAGAAGATCGGTGTCAAATGATATTTATTAATTCTGATGGAAGTATCGTATCTATGTGCGGGAATGGTATCAGGTGTTTTTCTAACTATATCTATAACAATAAAATTTTAGACGGAACTACCTACAAGGTAGAGACTCTGGCTGGATTACTCAGTCTTGATATCTCTCCTGATGAGAAGTTCAATGTAAAAGTTGATATGGGAAAACCACTTTTAGACCCCGTGTCTATTCCTATGAGCACTTCTAAAGAAAAATTTATTAATGAAGAGATTGTCGTTGATGGAAAAGTTTATAAGGTTTCAGCTCTTCTTATGGGTGTCCCCCATGCTGTGATTTTTGTAGATAATTTAGAAAACATCGATCTGGTAGAAGTTGGAAAAACCATTGAAAACCACCCGCTTTTTCCACAAAAAACCAATGTAAATTTTGTCCAAATTTTAGATGTTGATGAGATTCTTGTGGATACCTGGGAACGAGGGGCAGGGCATACCTTAGCCTGTGGCACAGGATCATGTGCCAGTGTAGTCATGGGAGAACTCCTTGGATACCTGAGTTCTAAAGTTATTGTTCATCTGACTTTAGGCGACCTGATTATAGAAGTCAAAGATGAAGTCTATATGACTGGTCCCAGTGAATTTATAGCAAAAGGGGAATATAAGTATAAATAA
- the dapA gene encoding 4-hydroxy-tetrahydrodipicolinate synthase, translated as MGIFKGSGVALITPFNEDMSINYTKLEELIEWHIENKTDALIIAGTTGEASTLTDEEHIELVGRSVEIVRGRIPVIAGSGSNDTRHGIKLGLECERAGADGLLIVTPYYNKTNRQGLINHYTAIADRVNIPIILYNVPGRTGMNIPVDVVVELSAHKNIVGIKEASGDISYLAEIARVCENDFSIYSGNDDIIVPVLSLGGVGVISVLANVMPLETHNLVMSYLEGDLTKSRDLQLSLNAFVNSLFIETNPIPVKSAMNLMNLKVGGVRQPLWEMSSESLELLKIEMGKLNLI; from the coding sequence ATGGGAATTTTTAAAGGATCCGGGGTAGCTCTTATCACTCCCTTCAACGAGGATATGAGTATCAATTACACTAAATTAGAAGAACTCATAGAGTGGCATATAGAAAATAAAACCGATGCCCTGATAATAGCAGGCACCACCGGTGAAGCATCTACCCTTACAGATGAAGAACATATAGAATTAGTCGGAAGAAGTGTTGAGATAGTCAGGGGAAGGATTCCTGTAATAGCAGGAAGCGGCAGCAACGATACCCGGCACGGAATCAAATTAGGCCTTGAATGTGAAAGAGCCGGAGCCGATGGTCTCCTCATCGTGACTCCCTATTACAATAAAACCAACAGACAGGGATTGATCAATCATTATACAGCCATTGCTGACAGGGTAAATATCCCTATTATCTTATACAATGTTCCAGGAAGAACCGGAATGAATATTCCCGTTGATGTAGTTGTTGAATTGAGCGCCCATAAAAATATAGTCGGGATCAAGGAAGCCAGCGGAGATATCTCCTACTTAGCTGAGATAGCCAGAGTCTGTGAAAATGATTTTTCTATCTACTCAGGTAATGACGACATCATAGTTCCTGTTCTTTCCCTGGGAGGTGTAGGGGTTATCTCTGTCCTGGCAAATGTCATGCCTCTGGAAACTCATAACCTTGTGATGTCTTACCTGGAGGGAGATCTTACTAAATCTAGAGATTTACAGCTTTCTCTGAATGCTTTTGTAAATTCTTTGTTTATAGAGACCAACCCAATACCTGTGAAGTCTGCTATGAATCTCATGAATTTAAAGGTTGGAGGAGTAAGGCAGCCCCTATGGGAAATGAGTTCCGAATCTCTTGAGCTTTTAAAAATAGAGATGGGAAAATTAAATCTAATCTAA